A DNA window from Anaerocolumna sp. AGMB13020 contains the following coding sequences:
- a CDS encoding SMC family ATPase — protein sequence MKPLKIEMSAFGPYADKVELNLTQLGSQGIFLITGDTGAGKTTIFDAIAFALFGEASGSIRTVDTMRSDFAQPAVKTYVSLNFVHKGKEYSLQRNPRYERPKKNGEGITTEFADAVLTLPGGDVVTGYKEVTGKVSELLGINYRQYKQIAMIAQGEFLQLLLADSKERGEIFRRVFNTELYQSIQRLLKDREREARNKCSSIEQSILQYISGIILSESEDGKTLSVLKEKASIHNAAEIRSELEALITIEQKELASLQQDIKELQSHQAEQIKLITEASHSNQLFRELEETSAKKAQLQKELPLQIERKSNLQQAEKALYTIYPFESNYQKEKDAIGKLTENIAKLERELADKMKALTSAEEVYIFERGKEAEKEELVSAIDHLKKMLPQYDLAENLIQVIQALTLVNDKIISENKSIEEKQQKLKEQINSLTEELYSLEDVEVRLAVCKQKLKNTEAEMHGLLTVQKSLENIANQNQLLLNLQETFRKADTEYRAAYELFTEKERAFFREQAGILAKDLVEGTPCPVCGSLNHPRQAEMAEDAPSEKELKELRVKCEAARKNMEAMSQSAAAKQTEVRLAIEQFLGEAKKYFEDISEFFYTSDISAVNHRIGETLDKQRLELNVTNLEYQTLENQILRKTACKDMLRQAEKTLEENEQTLKENVQSYSNNLSVLSSKNGEYNALKSTLEYSDKEKAETALLLWLEKLRLLKEAYKKAEESYHLLQKETEGLHTLEKEMNARLSEGTEALRIAKKALKEKLADCEFRDLEDYRTNLMTEVQIKELKNHVEEYQDRIKNTEQDIERLLRETEGKQITDITHLEEGKADIENRIAEKEMAIQDIISRLGSNINTEKALLKAINESEALQKEYLQLSLLSRTANGELAGKQKLAFEQYIQATYFHQILLEANKRLKIMTNGRYELLRREEPLDLRSQTGLEINVLDYYTGRTRSVKSLSGGEAFKASLSLALGLSDVIQGHAGGVEIDTLFIDEGFGALDGESLDHALQTLTGLTKGDRLVGIISHVSELKERIDRQIIIQKSSVGSSIRLAV from the coding sequence ATGAAACCATTAAAGATAGAAATGAGTGCCTTTGGCCCTTATGCAGATAAAGTGGAACTTAACCTTACACAACTTGGAAGTCAGGGTATTTTTCTGATAACCGGAGATACAGGAGCAGGAAAAACGACCATTTTTGATGCCATTGCTTTTGCACTCTTTGGCGAAGCCAGTGGTTCTATACGAACAGTTGATACCATGCGAAGTGATTTTGCGCAGCCTGCTGTAAAAACTTATGTATCACTTAATTTTGTGCATAAAGGCAAAGAGTATTCTCTCCAGAGAAATCCAAGATATGAAAGACCGAAGAAAAACGGTGAAGGTATCACCACAGAGTTTGCTGATGCTGTATTGACATTGCCAGGTGGCGATGTGGTAACGGGGTATAAAGAAGTAACCGGTAAAGTCTCTGAGTTGTTGGGTATAAATTATAGACAGTATAAGCAGATCGCAATGATTGCCCAGGGAGAATTTCTGCAGTTACTTTTAGCAGACAGCAAGGAGCGGGGAGAAATCTTCCGACGGGTATTCAATACCGAGTTGTATCAATCTATACAGCGTTTACTAAAGGACAGGGAGAGAGAAGCTAGAAATAAATGCAGCAGTATAGAACAGAGTATCCTGCAGTATATAAGCGGAATCATTCTGTCTGAAAGTGAAGACGGAAAGACTCTTTCTGTTCTGAAAGAAAAGGCCTCCATACATAACGCTGCAGAAATCAGGAGTGAACTGGAAGCACTTATTACAATAGAACAAAAAGAACTTGCTTCCTTACAGCAAGATATCAAAGAACTGCAAAGCCATCAGGCGGAACAGATTAAACTAATCACAGAAGCGTCTCACAGCAATCAGCTATTTAGGGAACTGGAAGAAACAAGTGCCAAAAAAGCACAATTACAAAAAGAGCTACCACTACAAATAGAAAGAAAGTCAAACCTTCAACAGGCTGAAAAGGCTCTTTATACAATCTATCCCTTTGAAAGCAATTACCAAAAGGAAAAAGATGCTATTGGAAAGCTTACAGAGAATATAGCAAAGCTGGAGCGTGAATTGGCAGATAAAATGAAAGCGCTGACCTCGGCAGAAGAGGTGTATATTTTTGAGAGAGGGAAAGAAGCTGAAAAGGAAGAACTGGTATCCGCTATCGACCACTTGAAAAAAATGCTTCCTCAATATGATTTGGCAGAAAACCTTATCCAAGTGATACAAGCTTTAACCCTTGTAAATGATAAGATAATAAGTGAAAACAAATCCATAGAAGAGAAACAGCAAAAGCTTAAAGAGCAAATAAATTCATTGACAGAGGAATTATATTCTCTGGAAGATGTTGAGGTCAGATTAGCAGTCTGTAAGCAGAAACTAAAAAATACAGAAGCTGAAATGCATGGTCTTCTTACTGTTCAAAAGTCCCTAGAAAACATTGCGAACCAGAACCAGCTGCTCTTAAACCTTCAGGAGACCTTTCGGAAAGCGGATACGGAATATAGGGCAGCGTACGAGCTCTTTACGGAAAAAGAAAGAGCCTTCTTTCGTGAACAGGCAGGAATCCTTGCAAAAGACCTGGTGGAAGGAACCCCCTGCCCGGTGTGCGGTTCATTAAATCATCCAAGGCAGGCAGAAATGGCGGAAGACGCCCCTAGCGAGAAAGAATTGAAGGAACTTCGGGTGAAGTGTGAAGCGGCCAGGAAGAATATGGAGGCAATGAGTCAGTCAGCGGCAGCCAAACAGACAGAAGTAAGACTTGCAATAGAGCAGTTCCTTGGGGAAGCAAAGAAATACTTTGAAGATATATCAGAATTCTTTTATACCAGCGATATCAGTGCAGTCAATCATAGGATCGGTGAGACGCTTGATAAACAGCGACTGGAATTAAATGTTACAAATTTGGAATACCAGACGCTAGAAAATCAAATTCTAAGAAAAACAGCCTGTAAGGACATGCTTCGCCAGGCAGAAAAGACATTGGAAGAAAATGAGCAGACCCTAAAAGAAAATGTCCAGTCGTACAGTAATAATCTTTCAGTGCTTTCTTCAAAAAACGGAGAATATAATGCCTTAAAGTCAACCCTGGAATATTCTGATAAAGAGAAAGCAGAAACTGCGTTACTGCTATGGTTGGAAAAACTCCGACTGTTAAAAGAAGCCTATAAAAAAGCGGAAGAGTCTTACCATTTACTACAAAAGGAAACAGAAGGCCTTCATACACTCGAAAAAGAAATGAATGCAAGACTGAGTGAAGGAACAGAGGCTTTACGGATAGCCAAGAAGGCACTTAAGGAGAAACTGGCAGACTGTGAGTTTAGAGATTTGGAGGACTACAGGACTAATCTCATGACAGAAGTGCAGATAAAGGAGTTAAAGAACCATGTGGAAGAGTATCAGGATAGAATAAAGAACACGGAACAAGACATTGAAAGATTACTTCGGGAAACAGAAGGAAAGCAAATAACTGATATAACACATTTGGAAGAAGGAAAAGCTGATATCGAAAACAGAATAGCGGAGAAGGAAATGGCTATACAAGATATTATTTCAAGGCTTGGCAGTAATATAAATACAGAAAAAGCACTTCTGAAAGCCATAAATGAGTCTGAAGCTCTTCAAAAGGAATATCTGCAGCTATCCCTTCTGTCCAGGACTGCCAACGGTGAACTTGCAGGAAAGCAGAAGCTGGCATTTGAGCAGTATATTCAGGCTACTTACTTTCATCAGATATTACTGGAAGCAAATAAACGTCTTAAGATCATGACCAATGGACGGTATGAGCTGCTGCGCAGGGAGGAACCTCTTGATCTGCGTTCTCAGACTGGTCTTGAGATAAATGTGCTGGACTATTATACCGGCAGAACAAGGTCTGTTAAATCCCTTTCCGGAGGAGAAGCCTTTAAGGCTTCCCTGAGTCTGGCTTTAGGGCTGTCTGACGTGATACAAGGTCATGCGGGAGGAGTGGAAATAGATACATTGTTTATTGATGAAGGTTTTGGTGCGCTGGATGGAGAATCCCTTGATCATGCTTTGCAAACACTGACTGGATTAACAAAAGGCGACCGCCTGGTAGGAATTATATCCCATGTCAGCGAATTAAAGGAGCGGATAGACAGACAGATAATCATACAAAAGAGCAGTGTTGGCAGCAGTATTCGATTGGCTGTATAA